The following proteins are encoded in a genomic region of Leptolyngbya ohadii IS1:
- a CDS encoding SulP family inorganic anion transporter — MKNPILRRPFFNPATIPEDLSAGLVLGIQSIPDGLATGLLALVNPVYGLYSYMTGVFVGAFFTSSVFISVQATSAMALIIASVPEVTEATSPNIPLFTLAVLTGVIMLAAGLFKLGRLVRFVPNSVMVGFVNAVALLIVLGQLDNLTGYRSSGPNRLVRTFDLLLNLDQIHRPTLIIGVLTIILILTLERTRLNALGMVVAIFFASLIVPLVGADNVALARQVADIPNSLPTPILPSLSLVPALLIPALSLAFVGLVQGTGISASVPNPDGSTPDASGDFVGQGVAGIAAGLFQGMPVASSMSATSLVIASGARSRLANIFAGIVIALCIVFFGRMVGAIAMPALAGLLIVIGCRTFKLSQMTGVWKTGLTQQIVMMLTFIACLLMPLQYAVLIGVGLAVLLYVIQQSNRIQVVAWRVKPGQYPLEVEPPKEVPGGQVTILVPYGSLFFAAAPVFNEQLPTVTENSRHAVVILRLRGETDLGSTFLNVLTRYGEALRSQDSLLMLVGVAPSVRRQLERTGMLRSLGRENVFLSDSLVGQGLEEAIDVAEAWIAARSIP, encoded by the coding sequence ATGAAGAACCCTATCCTACGCCGACCATTCTTCAATCCCGCCACGATCCCTGAAGACCTGAGTGCTGGGCTGGTGTTGGGTATTCAGAGCATTCCCGATGGGCTGGCCACTGGCTTGCTTGCCTTGGTCAATCCGGTCTATGGGCTATATAGCTATATGACGGGGGTATTCGTCGGTGCCTTCTTCACCAGCTCGGTCTTCATATCCGTCCAGGCAACCAGCGCGATGGCGTTGATCATCGCCAGCGTACCTGAGGTGACAGAGGCCACTAGCCCCAACATCCCACTGTTTACCCTGGCAGTGCTGACGGGGGTAATCATGCTGGCTGCGGGACTGTTCAAACTCGGCAGGTTGGTTCGTTTCGTCCCAAACTCCGTCATGGTTGGCTTCGTCAACGCCGTCGCGCTGCTGATCGTCCTGGGGCAACTTGACAACCTGACGGGCTACCGCAGCTCAGGACCAAACCGCCTGGTCAGAACTTTTGATCTGTTGCTCAATCTCGATCAGATCCACCGACCCACCCTGATCATCGGCGTACTGACGATCATCCTGATTCTGACCCTGGAGCGGACTCGGCTCAATGCGTTAGGCATGGTGGTTGCGATCTTCTTCGCCTCGCTGATTGTGCCCCTGGTTGGCGCGGATAATGTGGCTCTAGCCCGACAGGTGGCTGATATTCCAAACTCGCTGCCGACCCCCATCCTGCCGTCCCTTTCCCTCGTGCCTGCACTGCTCATCCCCGCCCTCTCGCTGGCGTTCGTGGGGCTAGTACAGGGTACGGGCATTAGCGCCTCTGTTCCTAACCCCGACGGTAGTACTCCCGATGCGTCGGGGGACTTCGTTGGACAGGGGGTAGCAGGGATTGCCGCCGGACTGTTTCAGGGAATGCCCGTTGCTTCCTCGATGTCAGCAACGTCGCTGGTGATCGCGTCGGGTGCTCGATCGCGTCTGGCGAATATCTTTGCTGGCATCGTGATTGCCCTCTGCATTGTGTTCTTCGGACGTATGGTGGGAGCGATCGCCATGCCCGCCCTGGCTGGACTCCTGATTGTCATCGGCTGCCGCACGTTTAAACTCAGCCAGATGACTGGCGTCTGGAAAACTGGTTTGACCCAGCAGATCGTGATGATGCTCACGTTTATTGCCTGCTTGCTGATGCCGCTGCAATATGCGGTATTGATCGGCGTTGGTTTGGCAGTGCTGCTGTATGTTATTCAGCAGTCAAACCGGATACAGGTCGTTGCGTGGCGCGTGAAGCCGGGGCAGTACCCGCTCGAAGTCGAGCCGCCCAAGGAGGTGCCCGGTGGACAGGTGACAATTCTGGTGCCCTATGGCAGTTTGTTCTTTGCGGCAGCACCCGTATTTAACGAGCAGCTACCAACGGTAACGGAAAATTCGCGCCACGCGGTGGTGATCCTGAGGTTGCGGGGTGAGACGGATCTGGGTAGCACCTTCCTGAATGTGCTCACCCGCTACGGCGAAGCTCTGCGTAGCCAAGACAGCTTGCTGATGCTGGTGGGTGTTGCACCGTCCGTGAGGCGGCAACTAGAGCGAACGGGGATGCTGCGATCGCTGGGTCGCGAGAATGTATTCCTATCCGACTCGCTCGTTGGTCAGGGTCTTGAGGAGGCGATCGACGTCGCTGAGGCATGGATCGCAGCCCGGTCAATCCCATGA
- a CDS encoding alkyl/aryl-sulfatase, whose translation MSIQQAATPDSQSIKDKHFDPKGKMPSSFTIELQNGLRKSLPFQDQRDFEEAQRGFIAAPPYKQIMADAGNVAWDMGSYEFLLRGFDSVFDSIHPSLQRQAILNMAYGLYEVLPDKIYQVRGFDLANMTIIKSDTGWILFDVLTCKETAKAALELVNEHLGSRPVVAVVYSHSHVDHFGGVRGVVDEADVKSGKVQVIAPVSFMEHAIAENVYSGTAMVRRGYFQYGLLLPRSPFGHVDQSIGKNIAAGNTGLIEPNRYINQDVEELTIDGVRMVFQNTPGTEAPAEMNTYFPDWKAFWAAENICGTIHNIYTLRGALVRDALEWSKKISEALYLFGQEAEVMFASHSWPRWGNDRIQEVMRVQRDTYAHLHNEVLHHANQGVTINEIHNVYKQPESLQQQWAAHSYHGSEEHNSRAVINRYLGYWDANPATLIPLSPSESAPLYVEMMGGAEKILAKGTELYNQGKYREAMEILNKLVYAEPQNQTAKDLLADVFEQIGYQKESPSVRNSFLAAAYELRNGFPTGVTAKTVTPDTVRAMSTELLLDFIAIRVDSQKAAGMTFTINLVTPDNGEKFAVEMSNSTLTNIKGFQAKNPDLTLTINRSDLELIMAGLNTFPALIGEGKVKLEGNPAVFEQLKSILVEFTPNFDIMPGTRPAKTETPSDKDVFAQPQPANTSGG comes from the coding sequence ATGAGCATTCAACAAGCAGCCACTCCGGATTCCCAATCCATCAAGGATAAGCATTTTGACCCGAAAGGTAAGATGCCCTCTTCATTCACGATTGAGTTACAGAACGGTTTACGCAAGAGCTTACCGTTCCAGGATCAGCGAGATTTTGAAGAAGCGCAGCGAGGTTTTATTGCCGCTCCTCCCTACAAGCAAATCATGGCAGATGCAGGCAATGTTGCCTGGGATATGGGCAGCTATGAATTCCTGTTGCGGGGCTTCGACAGCGTGTTTGATAGCATTCATCCTTCCTTACAGCGTCAAGCAATTCTCAACATGGCCTACGGGTTGTATGAAGTCTTGCCCGATAAGATTTATCAGGTGCGCGGGTTTGACCTCGCCAATATGACGATCATCAAGAGCGATACAGGCTGGATTTTGTTCGATGTATTGACCTGTAAGGAAACCGCAAAAGCCGCTCTGGAACTGGTGAATGAGCATCTGGGTTCGCGTCCGGTAGTGGCGGTTGTGTATTCCCATTCCCATGTGGATCATTTTGGTGGAGTGCGTGGTGTCGTTGATGAGGCGGATGTGAAAAGCGGCAAGGTGCAGGTGATTGCCCCAGTCAGCTTCATGGAACACGCGATCGCGGAGAACGTATATTCGGGGACGGCAATGGTGCGTCGCGGCTACTTCCAGTACGGGTTGCTGTTGCCCCGCAGTCCCTTTGGTCATGTCGATCAGTCGATCGGCAAGAATATTGCCGCAGGCAACACAGGACTGATTGAACCGAACCGCTACATCAATCAGGATGTTGAAGAATTGACGATCGACGGTGTCCGCATGGTGTTTCAGAACACTCCCGGCACTGAAGCACCCGCCGAGATGAACACCTATTTCCCAGACTGGAAAGCATTCTGGGCAGCGGAAAACATCTGCGGCACGATTCACAACATTTATACACTACGGGGAGCACTGGTGCGGGATGCCCTGGAGTGGTCAAAAAAAATTAGTGAAGCCCTTTACTTGTTTGGGCAGGAAGCGGAGGTGATGTTTGCTTCCCATAGCTGGCCTCGCTGGGGCAACGATCGCATTCAAGAGGTGATGCGAGTACAGCGGGACACCTATGCCCACCTGCATAACGAGGTATTGCACCACGCGAATCAGGGGGTAACGATTAATGAGATCCACAATGTTTACAAACAGCCTGAGAGCTTACAGCAACAGTGGGCAGCCCACAGTTACCACGGGTCTGAAGAACATAATAGTCGGGCGGTGATTAACCGCTACCTGGGTTACTGGGATGCTAACCCAGCCACCCTGATTCCACTGTCACCGAGCGAATCGGCTCCGCTTTATGTTGAGATGATGGGCGGTGCCGAGAAGATCCTTGCCAAAGGGACAGAACTGTACAACCAGGGCAAATACCGCGAAGCAATGGAAATCCTGAACAAGCTGGTCTATGCCGAACCCCAGAATCAGACGGCTAAAGATTTGCTGGCGGATGTGTTTGAACAGATTGGTTACCAGAAAGAAAGCCCCAGTGTTCGGAACAGTTTCCTGGCTGCCGCCTATGAGCTACGGAATGGCTTCCCCACGGGAGTCACAGCAAAGACGGTTACTCCCGATACGGTTCGCGCCATGTCCACCGAACTCCTGCTCGATTTCATCGCAATTCGGGTGGATAGCCAGAAGGCGGCTGGGATGACGTTCACCATTAACTTAGTCACCCCTGACAATGGTGAGAAATTTGCGGTAGAAATGAGCAATTCCACTCTAACGAACATTAAGGGATTCCAGGCGAAAAACCCCGATCTCACCCTTACCATTAACCGCAGTGACCTGGAATTGATTATGGCCGGGTTAAACACATTTCCGGCGTTGATCGGCGAAGGCAAGGTCAAGCTGGAGGGGAATCCTGCCGTCTTTGAGCAACTCAAGAGTATTCTAGTTGAATTCACTCCAAACTTTGACATCATGCCAGGAACCAGACCTGCGAAAACGGAAACTCCGTCAGACAAAGACGTTTTTGCTCAGCCTCAACCCGCAAACACATCGGGAGGTTAA
- a CDS encoding DUF1254 domain-containing protein: MSITPDPSPAIQHQEAIANLPFVENRATADTAQALRDELLYHRATQTYLWALPLLNTLGMQVGSEKTFGAGYNVLVIWKTLTNARTLVTTPNCDVMYAMSYLDLGKDGPLVFEAPPMLQGILLDYWQRPIPVDGDKFAGDVGFFGPDQGKGGKFLLLPPGYEGDVPEGYFVYRSGTNNVLMFLRGLVADPSNLKAPVDLLEQTKIYPLQGEAKPMQFPDASGVPVDMLPLRDAIAFDYLKQLVDAEGPHLADPDWMGMLAGLGIIKGQPFQPDEHTRGILNRAAKSAYKMSRVIGFDEVVSGRSFRMYGDRRWLNPMADATTENPSGKLDLSWRRVDRGGALDVDCRPWFFTNYYSVSPGMLSQIPGKGAFYIIAFTDSEGAPLTGGTNYRLSLPKDVPTANFWSVTLYEAEDAALLANGQPFPSLGSRDNPVQNADGSTDLYLGPIASQGKEKNWLATVPGRGYFAILRLYGPTEPALSKTWVPGDFEKMA; this comes from the coding sequence ATGTCCATCACGCCTGATCCGTCACCTGCCATTCAGCATCAGGAGGCGATCGCCAACCTTCCCTTCGTAGAAAACCGAGCCACAGCGGATACGGCGCAGGCCCTTCGTGATGAACTGCTCTACCACCGTGCCACGCAGACGTACCTCTGGGCACTGCCGCTCCTCAACACCCTCGGTATGCAGGTCGGTTCCGAAAAGACGTTCGGCGCGGGCTACAACGTGTTGGTTATCTGGAAGACGCTGACAAATGCCAGGACGCTTGTAACCACACCAAACTGTGACGTTATGTATGCGATGAGCTATCTCGACCTTGGCAAGGACGGGCCGCTCGTGTTCGAAGCGCCACCCATGCTCCAGGGCATCCTGCTGGATTACTGGCAGCGTCCAATTCCCGTCGATGGCGACAAGTTCGCGGGTGACGTTGGCTTTTTCGGGCCAGATCAGGGGAAGGGAGGAAAGTTTCTGCTCCTGCCGCCGGGCTACGAGGGCGACGTCCCGGAAGGGTACTTCGTCTACCGATCCGGCACCAACAACGTGCTCATGTTCTTGCGGGGGTTGGTTGCCGATCCGAGCAATTTGAAAGCACCCGTCGATCTGCTTGAGCAAACGAAAATCTACCCGCTCCAGGGCGAAGCCAAACCGATGCAGTTCCCCGATGCTTCGGGTGTTCCGGTCGATATGTTGCCACTTCGTGATGCGATCGCCTTCGACTACCTGAAGCAACTGGTGGACGCTGAAGGGCCGCACCTGGCCGACCCAGACTGGATGGGGATGCTGGCCGGACTCGGCATCATCAAGGGGCAACCCTTCCAACCGGACGAACACACGCGGGGCATCCTCAATCGCGCCGCAAAGTCCGCCTATAAGATGAGCCGTGTGATCGGCTTCGATGAGGTTGTGTCGGGGCGATCGTTCCGGATGTATGGCGATCGCCGATGGCTCAATCCGATGGCGGATGCAACTACAGAGAACCCCAGCGGCAAGCTCGACCTGAGTTGGCGGCGAGTGGATCGGGGTGGGGCGCTCGATGTCGATTGCCGCCCCTGGTTCTTCACGAACTACTACTCGGTCAGCCCCGGTATGCTCTCGCAGATTCCCGGCAAGGGAGCGTTTTACATCATTGCGTTCACCGACAGTGAGGGTGCGCCCCTAACAGGTGGGACGAACTACCGACTGAGCCTGCCAAAGGATGTGCCAACCGCGAACTTCTGGTCGGTGACGCTCTATGAAGCGGAAGACGCAGCGCTGCTCGCTAACGGTCAACCCTTCCCGTCGCTGGGATCGCGTGACAATCCGGTGCAGAACGCCGACGGCAGCACCGACCTCTACCTGGGGCCGATCGCCTCTCAGGGCAAGGAGAAGAACTGGCTTGCTACGGTACCTGGACGAGGATACTTCGCCATTTTGCGGCTCTACGGACCGACTGAACCAGCTCTCTCCAAGACCTGGGTGCCGGGTGACTTCGAGAAGATGGCATGA
- a CDS encoding DUF1254 domain-containing protein has protein sequence MSTEKLTTPIGDFEFTLGGYPTQESAQKLFDALDFQRACQAYLDFMPAMSMYSLLEGQEKGWGCKECSDLAVAADLLTAIPLVLTGNTESIYFACNVDLKKDGPTVVEIPPQVLGMANDAYFRYIVDFGMAGPDQGQGGKYLLLPPDYKGDVPEGYFVAQSRTYRVWVMARASQKISGMGEQALKWYGDHCAVYPLKDGYRSPNVRNCGSLSADTTHPNDLQYFVNLDKVIQYEPTAAFAPEQLGLLRSLGIEKGKTFDPDERMKQILDTAAKTGLGMARAIAYQSREPEAQVYPDRKWEYIFVGGSHEFLRNGVRNLDARTLFHFAVICVTPAMVNKVVGVGSQYMCAYKDADGDYLDGGKNYQLHLPPNIPVNNFWSVTLYDPGTRSLLRADQPKPSVNSFDQPEQNPDGSYDIYFGPSAPAGKERNWVQTVPGKGWFTYIRLYGPLEPFFDQTWRPDDIVKV, from the coding sequence ATGAGTACCGAAAAACTAACGACACCGATTGGAGATTTTGAATTTACGCTGGGCGGTTATCCAACCCAGGAGTCAGCGCAGAAACTTTTCGACGCGCTTGATTTTCAGCGGGCATGCCAGGCTTACCTTGATTTCATGCCCGCAATGTCGATGTATTCATTGCTTGAGGGACAGGAAAAGGGCTGGGGGTGTAAGGAATGTTCTGACCTGGCGGTGGCCGCTGATTTGCTAACCGCCATCCCGCTGGTTTTGACCGGCAACACGGAAAGCATTTATTTCGCCTGTAATGTTGACCTCAAGAAAGATGGCCCCACGGTGGTTGAAATCCCGCCGCAGGTGTTGGGGATGGCCAACGATGCCTATTTCCGGTATATCGTCGATTTTGGCATGGCTGGCCCAGATCAGGGGCAAGGGGGCAAATATCTGCTGCTGCCGCCGGATTATAAAGGCGACGTGCCCGAAGGTTATTTCGTCGCGCAGTCGCGCACCTATCGAGTTTGGGTCATGGCGCGTGCCAGCCAAAAGATCAGCGGCATGGGCGAACAGGCCCTCAAGTGGTATGGCGATCATTGTGCGGTCTACCCGTTAAAGGATGGCTACAGAAGTCCCAATGTCAGGAATTGCGGCAGCCTGTCGGCAGATACCACCCACCCCAATGATCTCCAGTATTTCGTCAACCTCGACAAGGTGATTCAATACGAGCCGACGGCGGCATTTGCGCCAGAACAGTTGGGGCTGTTGCGATCGCTGGGTATCGAGAAGGGCAAGACGTTTGACCCCGACGAGCGCATGAAGCAGATCCTCGATACGGCGGCCAAGACCGGTCTGGGTATGGCCAGGGCCATTGCCTATCAATCGCGCGAGCCGGAAGCGCAGGTTTATCCTGACCGCAAGTGGGAATACATCTTCGTTGGCGGTAGCCACGAATTCTTGAGGAATGGCGTTAGAAACCTCGATGCCAGAACCTTGTTCCACTTTGCCGTCATTTGCGTGACCCCGGCGATGGTGAACAAGGTGGTTGGCGTCGGCTCTCAGTACATGTGCGCCTATAAAGATGCCGACGGCGATTATCTGGATGGCGGCAAGAACTACCAGCTTCACTTGCCGCCAAACATACCCGTCAACAACTTCTGGTCGGTGACACTGTACGATCCCGGCACGCGATCGCTGCTGCGGGCCGATCAACCCAAGCCGAGTGTCAACAGCTTTGATCAGCCGGAACAGAACCCTGACGGTTCCTATGACATCTATTTTGGCCCTAGCGCACCAGCAGGCAAGGAAAGGAACTGGGTCCAGACGGTTCCTGGCAAGGGTTGGTTCACTTACATTCGCCTGTACGGCCCGCTGGAGCCTTTCTTCGATCAGACCTGGAGACCCGACGACATCGTGAAAGTCTGA
- a CDS encoding YqhA family protein produces the protein MNRLLLSSRYLVNLAVIAALAGAAAILLYGVIVLIHLMIELINARTFTSEAIKTITLSFIQLIDLLFLGVALYIIALGLYHLFIDASLRLPRWLKIEDFDELKIILLSVVIVILAINFTGVVVDWDGSTAILNLGLAIAAVIAGLGLIFYVRLIASHHSESVGMTETQRSLEEHP, from the coding sequence ATGAATCGTCTTTTATTGAGTAGCCGTTATCTGGTTAATTTGGCCGTGATCGCAGCTCTGGCGGGAGCGGCCGCGATTCTGCTTTATGGCGTGATTGTATTAATTCATCTCATGATCGAGTTAATCAATGCCCGTACCTTTACTAGCGAGGCAATAAAGACAATTACTCTCAGTTTCATCCAGTTAATTGATTTATTGTTTCTAGGGGTTGCTCTATATATTATTGCTTTGGGTCTTTACCATCTGTTTATCGATGCTTCTCTGCGTCTGCCCCGCTGGCTTAAAATCGAAGACTTTGATGAGTTAAAAATCATCTTGTTGAGTGTCGTCATTGTCATTTTGGCGATCAACTTTACGGGCGTTGTTGTGGATTGGGATGGAAGTACTGCAATTTTGAATCTGGGGCTGGCGATCGCGGCTGTCATTGCAGGACTGGGGCTCATCTTCTACGTCCGCCTGATCGCCTCTCACCATTCAGAATCAGTGGGAATGACTGAAACGCAACGATCGCTGGAGGAGCATCCCTAA
- a CDS encoding NACHT domain-containing protein produces MVDWLVVWGAAQAAGFVFKPILEDLAKESAKDYAKDFFKDCLKKVIRLPEKDAQKEAYGRALKEFLQLVQQELEDADYQDVQIKQFIQPLRRFVDQEEVAAALGQAFEPSCSGLDIQTLVRAWKKLDLPYLPEEFSWERVSKRYLKKVRAIVQESDKLRPIFETQAQAATAEGVQELVGVQPEFDLGRYAEGLREEYGNLKLESLDTTGAYYSLKLWKVFIPQSVRECQEFLPQVYEIPKEYGRRLREQDQLDEAEIAEAELERYRRMYVEQPTRSVLEIVGDPMSSTEKPSPLGVRYDGSMLYDGSRRYGSTFTQRAVILGDPGSGKSTLLQCIALAWAERSLSELPLYPIPLLIELRTYARDKQERKCEDILSFLHSGSITCRLNQRQLHDKLKAGQAVALFDGIDEVFEPALRHEVVTDIHRFTNEYRDVQVIVTSRWLDYKAQRLRDAGFRHFMLQDLEKEQIEEFIQRWHNETLAEGADKVRKQERLQKAIWESKAIRELAGNPLLLTMMAILNRNQELPRDRPQLYNRASEVLLHQWDVERTLVEDHRLDPKTIDYRDKQAMLRKVTYFMQSSEKGLAGNIISETDLKNILIDYLKTIYPNQPEIIARLMINQLRIRNSTLCSLGGNSYAFVHRTFLEYFCAWEFVDQFEKQRTLDSEQLIQATFGEHWQDETWHEVLRLIAGMINAKFVAEAIDFLLKQEVNRENFLDEANQQKKEGLSNLLLAAECFSEVRNKSAICSITTQLLNRLQREVEQGYSYQLHLEIPVALTTHIATIGRENPTTLPWLKNYLKEADWFVAESVVQTIAQVWKDDPETLPWLKALAQQDKDDFVRQAAVRELAEGWKDDPETLPILRTRAQSDKSNLVRQVAVQELAKGWKDLAGMFEFLRDRAIHDPFNYEDSWDDNPRQSALRRFLKITLPSKGLDQDVPFWQVRMSLQSAFNVPHRHFSQRNSGRIRFIVQLHNRMNPFPGHTLRPS; encoded by the coding sequence ATGGTGGATTGGTTAGTCGTCTGGGGAGCTGCACAGGCTGCTGGATTTGTGTTTAAGCCAATTTTGGAAGATTTGGCGAAAGAATCGGCTAAGGATTACGCCAAAGATTTCTTTAAGGACTGCCTCAAGAAAGTAATCCGCCTACCTGAGAAAGATGCTCAGAAAGAGGCTTATGGCAGGGCTTTAAAGGAATTCTTGCAGCTTGTACAGCAAGAGCTTGAGGACGCTGACTACCAGGACGTTCAGATTAAACAGTTCATTCAGCCGCTGAGAAGATTTGTAGACCAGGAAGAAGTTGCGGCGGCGTTAGGGCAAGCTTTTGAGCCAAGCTGTTCTGGATTAGATATTCAGACTTTAGTTAGAGCATGGAAGAAGCTTGATTTGCCTTACCTGCCAGAGGAGTTTAGCTGGGAGCGGGTAAGCAAACGCTATCTCAAGAAGGTAAGGGCAATTGTTCAAGAATCTGACAAGCTGCGACCGATCTTTGAGACTCAGGCACAGGCAGCAACAGCAGAGGGAGTTCAGGAGCTAGTTGGCGTTCAGCCAGAGTTTGATTTGGGTCGCTATGCGGAGGGACTACGTGAGGAGTACGGCAATCTAAAACTAGAATCCCTTGATACAACTGGAGCCTACTACAGCCTAAAACTCTGGAAAGTTTTTATTCCGCAGAGCGTTCGTGAGTGTCAAGAGTTTTTGCCGCAGGTCTATGAGATTCCAAAGGAATATGGACGCAGGCTTCGTGAGCAGGATCAACTAGATGAGGCGGAAATTGCTGAGGCGGAGTTAGAGCGGTATCGCAGAATGTATGTGGAGCAGCCAACGCGATCGGTTCTAGAAATTGTCGGTGATCCGATGTCTTCTACTGAGAAGCCTTCTCCTCTAGGCGTTCGATACGACGGCTCGATGCTATATGACGGATCTAGAAGATATGGCAGTACGTTCACCCAACGTGCAGTGATTCTGGGTGATCCGGGTTCAGGAAAATCAACACTGCTGCAATGTATAGCTTTGGCTTGGGCAGAGCGATCGTTGAGTGAGTTGCCGCTATACCCCATCCCGCTGTTAATTGAGCTACGTACCTATGCTCGTGATAAGCAAGAGCGTAAGTGCGAGGATATTCTTTCATTCCTCCATTCTGGCAGTATTACCTGTCGTTTAAACCAGCGGCAGCTTCACGACAAACTGAAGGCAGGTCAGGCAGTCGCTTTATTTGATGGCATTGATGAGGTGTTTGAGCCAGCATTGCGGCATGAAGTGGTAACGGATATTCACCGCTTTACGAATGAGTATCGTGATGTGCAGGTGATTGTGACTTCCCGTTGGCTGGATTATAAAGCACAGCGATTGCGCGATGCTGGGTTTCGTCACTTTATGCTACAAGACCTAGAGAAAGAACAAATTGAGGAATTTATCCAGCGTTGGCATAACGAAACACTTGCAGAAGGAGCAGATAAGGTAAGGAAGCAAGAGCGACTACAAAAAGCAATCTGGGAGTCGAAAGCGATTCGAGAATTGGCAGGCAATCCGCTGCTGCTAACAATGATGGCAATCTTAAATCGTAATCAAGAACTGCCACGCGATCGCCCGCAGCTATATAACCGGGCATCGGAGGTACTACTGCACCAATGGGATGTGGAACGTACCCTAGTAGAAGACCATCGCCTTGACCCTAAAACGATCGACTATCGAGATAAACAGGCAATGCTGCGAAAGGTTACCTACTTCATGCAATCTAGCGAAAAAGGCTTGGCAGGAAATATTATCAGCGAAACTGATTTAAAGAACATTTTGATAGATTATCTGAAGACGATTTATCCAAATCAACCGGAAATAATTGCTCGGCTGATGATTAACCAGCTGCGAATTCGCAACTCCACTCTCTGTTCCCTGGGAGGAAACTCATATGCCTTCGTTCACCGCACCTTTCTGGAATATTTCTGCGCTTGGGAATTCGTTGATCAGTTTGAGAAGCAGCGAACTCTGGATTCTGAGCAACTCATTCAGGCGACGTTTGGTGAACATTGGCAAGATGAAACCTGGCACGAAGTCTTGCGATTAATTGCTGGAATGATCAATGCTAAGTTTGTCGCAGAAGCAATCGATTTCCTGCTAAAGCAGGAGGTCAATCGGGAGAATTTTTTAGATGAGGCAAATCAGCAAAAGAAAGAGGGGCTGAGTAATCTCCTATTGGCGGCAGAATGTTTTTCTGAAGTTAGAAATAAGTCTGCAATTTGTTCTATCACAACTCAACTTTTAAATCGATTACAGCGTGAAGTTGAGCAGGGATACTCTTATCAGCTTCATTTAGAAATACCAGTTGCGCTTACCACTCATATTGCTACTATTGGACGAGAGAATCCTACAACACTACCTTGGCTAAAGAATTACCTTAAAGAAGCTGATTGGTTTGTAGCAGAGTCGGTTGTTCAGACAATCGCTCAAGTTTGGAAAGACGACCCTGAAACTTTACCCTGGCTTAAAGCTCTTGCTCAACAGGATAAAGATGACTTTGTGCGTCAAGCAGCAGTGCGAGAGCTAGCAGAAGGCTGGAAAGACGACCCTGAAACTTTACCAATTCTCAGAACTCGTGCTCAATCTGATAAGAGTAATCTTGTACGTCAAGTAGCAGTGCAAGAGTTAGCAAAAGGCTGGAAAGATTTAGCTGGTATGTTTGAGTTTTTGCGAGATCGAGCTATACATGATCCATTTAATTACGAAGATTCTTGGGACGATAATCCTCGCCAATCTGCCCTAAGGAGATTTCTGAAGATAACGTTACCCAGCAAGGGGCTGGATCAAGATGTCCCATTTTGGCAAGTCCGGATGTCGCTGCAATCTGCTTTCAATGTCCCGCATCGCCACTTTAGTCAGCGAAATTCCGGTCGCATACGGTTTATCGTTCAACTTCACAATCGGATGAATCCCTTTCCAGGTCATACTTTGCGCCCAAGCTAG